From a single Bacillota bacterium genomic region:
- a CDS encoding 4Fe-4S dicluster domain-containing protein, producing the protein MAKGVLVDLAQCIGCRSCQVACKQWNDLPAAKTSFSATRDNPLKLSKTTWTKVEHKFLNTKEGLQWKFVKRQCMHCLEPACAAACFMGVLKKTPEGPVIVVNNKCIGCYYCNVACPFEVPNYEWIKGVPRVQKCRLCYDPGGEYDRLGQNRKPACVTACTTGALKFGDREELLAEAKSRISGNAKYVDYVYGEKDEGGTSWLYISSVPFVELGFPDKSKGARLWHTMHSAKTG; encoded by the coding sequence ATGGCTAAAGGCGTACTCGTAGATCTCGCGCAGTGTATAGGCTGTCGGAGTTGCCAGGTGGCCTGCAAGCAGTGGAATGATCTCCCGGCGGCGAAGACTTCATTCAGCGCCACTCGTGATAACCCTTTAAAGTTGTCAAAGACGACCTGGACGAAAGTTGAGCATAAATTCCTGAACACAAAAGAGGGACTGCAGTGGAAGTTTGTTAAAAGACAGTGCATGCACTGTTTGGAACCGGCTTGTGCGGCGGCGTGTTTCATGGGCGTCCTTAAGAAAACGCCCGAAGGCCCGGTCATCGTGGTTAACAACAAGTGCATCGGGTGTTACTACTGCAACGTCGCCTGTCCCTTCGAGGTGCCCAATTACGAATGGATCAAGGGAGTGCCGCGGGTTCAGAAATGCCGTCTTTGTTACGATCCGGGCGGGGAGTATGACCGGCTTGGACAAAACCGGAAGCCCGCTTGCGTGACGGCGTGCACCACGGGGGCTTTGAAGTTCGGGGACCGGGAAGAACTGCTTGCGGAAGCCAAGAGCCGCATCAGCGGCAACGCTAAGTATGTCGATTATGTTTACGGTGAAAAAGACGAAGGCGGTACGTCCTGGCTTTACATATCGAGCGTTCCTTTTGTGGAACTTGGTTTCCCGGACAAATCCAAGGGCGCCAGGTTGTGGCACACGATGCACAGCGCCAAGACCGGTTAA
- a CDS encoding formate dehydrogenase accessory protein FdhE — translation MEVEQKFSLDDVMSVWRELLGLKDMVKPYITRAPGQNDTDRWIAGMPWLMIVPPRIEEELFFGVIDRISGVLRDMYPQLTEEVANGLDVLPEGHSERQAFLEGILKRIECKDGREDPFTSVPSTEMAGFFVGAAAKLFMRGYAGTVSAWVEDEKWQRGICPVCGSHPSFSEIEGERRVRYLYCDLCGTRWRYNRIGCPFCEKSDEEQKLLVLEGSQQYRVYLCENCRSYLKAVDARHSRPEDLLLENIKTMFIDLLLAREGYGNAACNGESTDATRGGKSLSGP, via the coding sequence ATGGAAGTTGAGCAGAAGTTTTCCCTCGATGACGTTATGTCGGTGTGGAGGGAACTCCTGGGTTTGAAGGATATGGTCAAGCCTTACATCACCAGGGCTCCGGGCCAAAACGACACCGATCGGTGGATCGCCGGAATGCCGTGGTTGATGATAGTTCCGCCCCGCATAGAAGAAGAACTCTTTTTCGGGGTAATTGATCGGATTTCCGGTGTTTTGAGGGACATGTATCCTCAACTGACGGAAGAAGTGGCAAACGGACTCGACGTCCTTCCCGAAGGACATTCGGAACGGCAGGCTTTCCTGGAGGGAATCCTGAAAAGGATCGAGTGTAAGGATGGCCGGGAAGACCCCTTTACATCTGTACCTTCCACGGAAATGGCCGGTTTTTTCGTAGGAGCTGCGGCGAAACTGTTTATGCGCGGTTATGCCGGTACGGTTTCCGCATGGGTTGAGGATGAGAAATGGCAGCGGGGCATCTGCCCGGTATGCGGCAGTCACCCGAGTTTTTCCGAAATAGAAGGGGAGCGCCGGGTGCGGTATTTGTACTGCGACCTTTGCGGCACAAGGTGGAGATACAACAGGATCGGGTGCCCTTTCTGCGAAAAGAGCGATGAGGAGCAGAAACTGTTGGTGCTTGAAGGGAGCCAACAATACCGTGTCTATTTATGTGAGAACTGCCGGAGCTATCTCAAGGCTGTTGACGCAAGGCACAGCCGGCCGGAAGATCTCCTGCTTGAAAACATCAAAACCATGTTTATAGATCTTCTTCTTGCCCGTGAAGGGTATGGTAATGCTGCCTGCAACGGTGAATCGACAGATGCGACCAGGGGAGGTAAATCCCTTTCAGGCCCATAG